The following DNA comes from Castanea sativa cultivar Marrone di Chiusa Pesio chromosome 10, ASM4071231v1.
aaagccttccatcccagcggcggaatcaactagacacttaaacttacccattagaaaagaacgaaaggttaaactctaaaggggagggTGTTTACGAAGACGCGAGGAccgtatccgaggagaaagggttaagaatagagagagagcaagaacttacaaagttgaaggtagaGTTTCCACGGTTTTGCGGTAAAgataattgttgttgttttgatgggattgatccctgaagacttaaatgaaggcgcaggttcccgaagcgtcacgacgtgcgaaaaggcggccttgaaattatgtttgtcccgcctaaaatttcgtggggGTGATGTGGGCCGTTGGAtgtccatctcaccgttgaacgtgagggacaaagtgtaactgtCAGTATTgaatacgcgcgttgttcaaaataaaaccgccaaatggcatcttctgggacgtgaaacgatttccacacgtgccattactcacaaaatgattggagtaggttctcgtcggatcaaaaccctatttttctcctcggacgttgaaaattagagttttgaggggctattgtggggggcaaaaagatcctgatgggaacgtgggccttttgggccgtgttaggTGAGGCCGACCTCATCGGTTTTGAAGTTGttagtgctatgggtcggcccatacgccgaggatacgaggatccagccgagggtgaacttaccctcggacgaGCACctaagaactcgggatttcataataaaggttaggggatgacacagttaaggccaatggataaaaggggtgaaccctagaacgtcccagaagcaccggtgttgaagaaatgtcaaagataaaggctgctgcctccacattaaagaccctgcacctactacCCTTGCCGCATTTATGgagaagtgacacctgaacagtggaagagaaacttctggtcactattcaaaggcactgagaaaagaaatatctagtttAAGGGGGAgatgaggcaacacgtgtacagagcattcaaaagagtagtatttaaagagcaatttaagacagaaaAGGGGAcagaactttttgtaacctaaaaagaaaaaagacaaagagagagatataatataagaacagctctcggcttacgtctgaggaagcctatttacaatattccttgttgtttccaagtactggCAGTCTTTGGTTTGTCATTTAAGCCCCATccatttctaacctaggtttcaagcccacactctacaaatcgtattgtttaaggctcattgggcctgagcccataactgttcttgggtccaggtgcaattgtgcacttacaacactTATATTTTAAGGATACATTATGTGCTCTCAGAGTTTGATGAATTCATGATAGAATTAATAGTAAATgttgaaaaaatttataagtagttctagggtccgtttggatacaactgaaaatactgtagcaaaataatttttaaatgtgttaatAGTGTCACGTgtcccatttttaataataaaaaaaaatgaaaagtgcatgaacagtacaccACTGTGCAATTACTGTTTATGCACAGTGGTGAACAGTGCATCATGTCTCTGGTTGAAATCTGcgcagaaaaaaaaataaaaaggtctGAAACGTGAAAATCTCAAACGCAGACGCCAACCTCTCTATCTAAACCCACCCCTAAATTATGAAGAAATAATACTCATATTTTCATAATCATGATGAATCTCATCTGTCTATCATGAATTTAGTATGTAAACCTCAtcataaatataagaaaaaagagCACCCTTATCTGAACGTGAGAAAATTGATTCCGAGTTAAGAGTAATAATCCGCTAATCTCGTTGTCATTCTCCTCCTATTTGCATTTTTTCCCATTTAGTCAATTTTTGAGCGCTGTGCGTGCATGATGCAGGAGTGGACAAAAAAGTACGTGGAAAAAGTCTACGAAGTGTGTCAAAAAGGGTTTATCCGTAATGAAAAATAATGATGTTACCATGATGCACTGTTTTATCATAATTTGCTGCGTAAGTTCCTCCCACCTGTATCTTTGTTCTTTCGGGCTTGCGTAAAACTAATTCATGGAATCTAACGCGATTTTAAATTCCATTCTGTTGGACCAGCATGTGCTGGCTCATTATCTAAAGTTCTGTACAtacttttttcttgtttagtgGGATCGTCTTGTTCGAGCCAGGTGGTGCCCCAAGTTTGAAAATTAGAATGAATAATGTGGATTATTTCGGCTTCATCTTCATTGTTTTCATTAGAATCTAGATTCCAAGATAATAATTCTACTTTGATTTCAGACTAGAGTGTAGTATGATTACAGGATCCTATTCAGTAGATGGAGACCTTTGGCTCGTTATTCAACTTGATTAGATGTTCCTAACCCTATTATAGAATTCGAATGGCCAAAGTATTACTTATATTTATTATGTCCCTGACTATCCACCAATAATTAGCATTTTGAGGACTGTCAACAAATAGCACTTGCTTCCAGAATGGATGACATTATATTCTTGGAATTATGATTAATTAAAGGGGAAAACAATGACAAATTACTTTAATCAATAGCCcctgaaaaaaaagagaagagactaAATTGGGAATATTTGAACCTTGAAAGTATCTGATACTCATGACTCATGAGATTGTtcttaaattacaaataaatactaTATTTGTGTTTGATCAATTGAACTTAAACATCAAGATTCTTTTAATTTGATGACATGAAGTGCTCTTATTTTCTAACGTCAAAATTCTTTTAATTCAATGACATAAGGTTctcttattttataaaagaaaccATAGTTCAAATCccacttaaaaaagaaaaagaagaaatctGCACTCCTTTACTATTGCAGCTAACTAATTATTTTACTAGATTGCCttgtttgttaaaagaaatgcaTATGAGTTGTTTGTACTTTATAAACAGCTTAGCCCATCTATAATTTTCATAGTGAACAGTTTGGCTTTTCAATATCCCCAATGAAAGGGTTGTTGGCagttattacttttattttttttgtattacttAGTACTAGCTGCTGTAATTGGTAATAACAAATTATGACTTATCAAGTTATAAAAGTGTGTTTCCAAATCACTTCCAGgctgcttaataaaaagaagtacACACCCAACAAAATTTGAACCAAAACAGCGCAAAGAGGCTCAGAGAATCTCAAGGCGTCACTGACTCTGGATTCTGTAACCACCTTTGCGCTTTGCCCCCACTTTCAGAGGCCCATACCCACATTGCAAAAGCCTAACTTTGTGTACAAATaaagtcacaactcacaacacatcagaaaaaattaaaaaaagagagagagagagaatcggAAAACAACAAAACCCCATTTCAAAATGAGAGAGACCCTTTGAGATTTTGCTTTCCCACCACTAGATTCGTttttgaaccaaaaaagaaagaaagaaagaaagattaaaatGCTGTAATGTTaacataaaagcccaaaaaaccagagagaaaacaaaattttgtgcAGAGAAGTAGCTTTCATGGCTTCGAGGACGAGGATTACTGTTTTTGGGTaaataacaaaaccaaaaagtctTGCTTCTCTTCGTTTCTCTCGCCCCTTGTTCAATGTCATTGTTTAGTCTTCTTCTcgttcttgtttttttcttccaaaaactctctctttttatttttgttctttcagaTGTTTAATGGTTTTTGTTGTAATGCTTTGATTTTTGGGCTCTTTTTGTTTTTCGGATTGCTATATGCTACTTTGCTCCACTGTTTGATAACAAAGTTGTAACTTGTATCACTTTTTTTCAAATGGTATGTAAAAAagaaccttttttatttatttatattttttgggttgttggGTTTGTAGTAGTAGTTGATTACTTGATTGTGACATGTTTTTTGCACATAATATTGAACTGGGTTTTGACAAAGTCATTTGTAATCTACTTTTTTTAGGTGTGCCCAGATGAAAGAATTCACTGAGAAGTGATCATTTTTCACAAAGAAAGATCAacgttttgtttctttttgctGGAGAAGATGTTGTGTGCTTGCTCAGGTGAACAATTCAAGTTCGAAGAGCCACCACAGTCGCCGGAGTCACTGGCGACAAGGGATTTCTCGGCGAGTGGCCTTTCTTCTAGGACTGTTGACTGGGACTCGAAATTTGAAGATGCCCAAGTGGATGAAGTTGAATCCACACTAAAAGAAGCTCTCTCCTTAAACTATGAGGTGGGCTTAGCttaactttttctctctttgatacTAATTAAACTTGGCTTATTGAGTTTTATTGCTCTTTTAGCTGTAGTAATATTGAGATTTTCATTGAATGAATGGGTTTGATCAGGAAGCTAGAGCTTTGTTAGGGAGGCTTGAGTACCAAAGAGGGAATTATGATGCTGCCCTTCAGGTATTTCAAGGCATTGACATAAGAGGTTTAACCCCAAGGATGACCAGGGCTATTGTTGGAAGAACTCGGCCACGGCGAACACGCACTAAAGCTGATAATGCAGCTCCGGGCATGATGTCAATGCATTCCGTGAGCTTACTTCTTGAAGCAATCTTGCTTAAAGCAAAATCAATGGAGGAGCTTGGGCTATATGTAGGTAtgcatctttttctttcttgtaacAGCTTAATTTATCTATTCATATGATAATTGGCTAGAAGTTTTCTAATAAAGTAGTATTCAATTTTGAGGAATATTAAGGTTTCATATAATGTTAACAATGCATTAGTACTTCTGTTGAgtatgttgtttaaataatatgacTAGGGTGATAATGTGATTGGTTTATCAGATGGTATGGATTTTAatgtaaaatccaatttttGCTAGAGCATCAATCGTCCAATAAACGGAATTGCCTGACTTGagtatggatttttttttttttttttttgggaatttatGATTAATGTTCTTGTGGTTCTGATACTATCTCATTCATCAGAGGCTGCAAAGGAGTGCAAAATAATTCTAGATACAGTTGAATCAGCACTACCTAATGGAATGTCCGAGGGCATTGCTGAAGACTGCAAGTTGCAAGACATGTTTCACAAAGCATTGGAGTTGCTCCCCTACCTGTGGACCAAGGCAGGTTTTCTTGATGAAGCTATCAATGCATATCGCCGGGCTCTAATTAAGCCATGGAACTTGGACCCCCAGAGGTTGGCTGGTGTACAAAAGAACTTAGCTGCCACTTTACTTTACAGTGGGGTTGAAGCAAGCCTTCCCCCTCAGTTACAAGTATGGGGTCCAACAACCCCTAAAAATAACACAGAAGAAGCAATCCTTTTGTTGTTAATACTCATGAGAAAAGTAGCATTTCGGGAAATAAAATGGGATCCAGAAATTATGGACCATCTAACCTATGCACTCTCAATTACTGGCCAGATGGAGTTATTAGCTGATCATGTGGAGCAGGTCCTGCCAGGCATCTATAATCGAGCTGAGAGGTGGTACTTTCTTGCTCTTTGTTATAGTGCTGTGGGACAAAATGAAACAGCTTTGAACCTTTTAAGGAAGATTGCAGGTTGTtctgaagaaaataaaaaaccccattttccttcttttctgcTGGGAGCAAAATTGTGTTCCCAAGATCCAAACCATGCTCACCGAGGCATAAACTTTGCTCGTAAAGTTATTGATTTGGCTGCTGATCAGAATGAGCATTTCATAAGTCAAGCCCATAAATTCCTTGGTGCTTGCTATGGGAATGCTGCGAGAGTTTCTGCCTTAGATTCTGATCGAATTCTCTATCAGCAAGATTCTCTGAGCTCTCTAAACCATGCTGCTCTTAATGGGAAGGAGGATCCAGAAGTGATGTTTAGCCTTGGGCTAGAAAATGCATTGCAAAGAAATCTGGATAGAGCTTTTGACAACACAATGATGTACTCTGATATGGTGGCTGGCAGCTCAGGAAAAGGTTGGAAGCTTTTAGCTCTTGTGCTTTCTGCAGAGCAACGGTTCAATGATGCTGAAACCATGGTTGATTTTGCTTTGGATGAGGCTGGGACGATGGATCAGTTAGAACTTCTTAGATTGAAAGCTGTACTTCAGATTGCTCAGGAACAGCCCAAGCAAGCAATAGAAACCTTCAGAATCTTGCTAGCTATGATTCAAGGTCAAAGAGAGCTTCAAGCTAAGAACTTTGATCAAGCAAAGTACGTGGTTTCCAAGGTATGTGTTAAACCTTATACTGCTACATTTAATCAAATCAAGTAAATATAGGATGCGTTTGTTTGGAGTAGCTTCAAGAAGAATGGCTTCCAATGATATGATTACAACTAGGgatgtttatactttatactgAGCTGTGTTTGTGAAACAGctatgtaattttctttttattattattgtttatttattttcaatcttATGATCtcaaataatttcaattttgattccccccccccctccaccCACCCCTCTTGCGGGTAGGCAGGTAGCATCTGCTCTTTAGATCAAATAGAAAGCTCTATCTGAAGTCCTTGAGTTTCCATCTCACTTGTGgatttaatacacacacacacgcacgctTGTGGATCCATTGCACGTACACAGACACAAACACTTGAATATAATGGGCCATTGGATGACATATTCCCTGAAACTGCTCCAAACTCTCTTTTATGAACCTGTCTTCAAGGCATGCAACTGAACCTCATATATCTAAGCGatttaaataaatgttataagATATATGCATGTTCCAATTATAATTAATTCAACCCTTCATGTcttgagtgaaaaaaaaaagtgttcttCCTGAAGAATTTATTGCCCTTTGCAGGAATTAGCAGAAAGAAAATTGGAAATGACAGCCTGGCAGGATTTGGCTTCTGTTTATACCAAACTTGGTTCATGGCCTGATGCAGAAATTTGTGTGGACAAAGCCAAGTCAATTGAATTTTATTCCCCCAGGTGTTGGCATACAACAGGTAGGAATCAAGTCTCTTCGTGCAGTAATTTGTGGCTTTGTGCACTAACTGATTATGTTACATGTTTGCTTCTATTCATCCAAAtgt
Coding sequences within:
- the LOC142611798 gene encoding protein NPGR1, encoding MLCACSGEQFKFEEPPQSPESLATRDFSASGLSSRTVDWDSKFEDAQVDEVESTLKEALSLNYEEARALLGRLEYQRGNYDAALQVFQGIDIRGLTPRMTRAIVGRTRPRRTRTKADNAAPGMMSMHSVSLLLEAILLKAKSMEELGLYVEAAKECKIILDTVESALPNGMSEGIAEDCKLQDMFHKALELLPYLWTKAGFLDEAINAYRRALIKPWNLDPQRLAGVQKNLAATLLYSGVEASLPPQLQVWGPTTPKNNTEEAILLLLILMRKVAFREIKWDPEIMDHLTYALSITGQMELLADHVEQVLPGIYNRAERWYFLALCYSAVGQNETALNLLRKIAGCSEENKKPHFPSFLLGAKLCSQDPNHAHRGINFARKVIDLAADQNEHFISQAHKFLGACYGNAARVSALDSDRILYQQDSLSSLNHAALNGKEDPEVMFSLGLENALQRNLDRAFDNTMMYSDMVAGSSGKGWKLLALVLSAEQRFNDAETMVDFALDEAGTMDQLELLRLKAVLQIAQEQPKQAIETFRILLAMIQGQRELQAKNFDQAKYVVSKELAERKLEMTAWQDLASVYTKLGSWPDAEICVDKAKSIEFYSPRCWHTTGMLCEAQSLYKEALVSFSVSLSIEPDHVPSIVSIAEVLMKLGSQQLPIARSLLMNAVRLEPTNHQAWLNLGLVSKMEGSLQQAADYFQAAYELKLSAPVQSFA